In Desulfomicrobium macestii, the following proteins share a genomic window:
- a CDS encoding PEP/pyruvate-binding domain-containing protein encodes MSLMQRVRNFFSPTPPPQEEDSGQDDEFKARYQAFRRLLSANNTALDIMTDLESAALGHRHFGMHFLRSRVTGATAKVFSIVENLLFLAPGKYLGLRDAMRSIQENIQQELSLRQTARRNDLILDLDRITARNIDDVGGKMANLGELRNALQVPVPDGFAITAQAYMTFMQHSGLWDEINCLVLGHPMASHFAAGAAQAPEPDEEPQTDQPIALLEMCAKIRGMILAAEVPPELESAILGAYDRLCEREGSNVRVALRSSALGEDSAGASFAGQHRSLLNLDRDSLVDGYKEIIASKYSAHAMTYRYMLGIRDDDVLMCVGCLGMVTSQAGGVAYTANPLNGVGAHVRITSAWGVAKGVVDGTATTDEFIVEKEPQPRIIERKVPRKESSLVCSAAEGVCRVSVDPALCEQPTLSDPQIMDLATMAVRIEKHYDIPQDIEWAYSPEGRLVLLQTRPLEVRQDQSASELLPGVTPLVHEGQTASAGTAHGVVHIVRKDVDILVLPDNAILVCVEAAPKRAAVLNRCQGVITEQGSVAGHLANVAREFKVPGLFGVPSATSILETGQEITLDADNCAVYAGLQETLLDRKPQRPNMMAGSPVFQTLQRVNRHIIPLNLLDPDGLDFTPANCKTLHDITRFCHEKSVQEMFSFGRDHNFSPRSSKQLKTIVPMQWWIINLEDGFVSDTGDKMIPLDKITSVPMLALWRGIVAYPWDGPPCIDCKGFMSVLFQSATNRNLEPAMASQFSERNYFMISKHFCNLQSRFGYHFTSVEALAGPRPRENYIRFQFKGGAADHQRKVRRAKFVGEILDEFNFRTRVREDALFARLDDCDQKFIENHLEILGHILIHTRQLDMIMNKEDVVQFYKKRILNQLHAMMDAKNKA; translated from the coding sequence ATGAGTTTGATGCAGCGCGTCCGAAACTTTTTTTCCCCTACCCCGCCCCCGCAAGAGGAAGACAGCGGACAGGATGACGAGTTCAAGGCCAGATATCAGGCCTTTCGACGGCTCCTCTCGGCCAACAACACCGCCCTGGACATCATGACCGACCTCGAAAGCGCGGCCCTGGGGCATCGGCATTTCGGCATGCACTTCCTCAGGTCGCGGGTCACCGGAGCCACGGCCAAGGTTTTTTCCATCGTTGAAAACCTCCTGTTTCTGGCCCCGGGCAAGTATCTCGGACTGCGGGACGCCATGCGCTCCATCCAGGAGAATATCCAGCAGGAACTCTCCCTGCGCCAGACCGCCCGCCGCAATGACCTGATTCTCGACCTGGATCGCATCACGGCTCGCAACATCGACGACGTGGGCGGCAAGATGGCCAACCTGGGTGAGCTGCGCAATGCCCTGCAGGTGCCGGTCCCTGACGGATTCGCCATCACCGCCCAAGCCTACATGACCTTCATGCAGCACTCTGGTCTCTGGGACGAAATCAACTGCCTCGTACTTGGCCACCCCATGGCCTCCCATTTCGCGGCCGGGGCCGCCCAAGCGCCCGAACCGGACGAAGAACCGCAGACGGATCAGCCCATCGCCCTGCTGGAAATGTGCGCCAAGATCCGGGGCATGATCCTCGCAGCCGAGGTTCCACCCGAGCTCGAAAGCGCGATTCTCGGTGCCTACGACAGACTCTGTGAACGCGAAGGGTCCAATGTCCGCGTGGCGCTGCGCTCGAGCGCCCTGGGCGAAGACAGCGCCGGAGCATCCTTTGCCGGCCAGCACAGATCCCTTCTGAATCTTGACCGGGACAGCCTTGTCGATGGCTACAAGGAAATCATTGCCAGCAAATATTCCGCTCACGCCATGACCTACCGCTACATGCTCGGCATCCGGGACGATGACGTGCTGATGTGCGTCGGGTGTCTGGGCATGGTCACCTCGCAGGCCGGAGGTGTCGCCTACACGGCCAACCCGCTGAACGGCGTGGGTGCCCATGTCCGCATCACTTCCGCCTGGGGAGTTGCCAAAGGCGTGGTCGACGGTACTGCGACCACCGACGAATTCATCGTGGAAAAGGAACCTCAGCCGCGAATTATTGAAAGAAAGGTGCCGCGCAAGGAATCGTCGCTGGTCTGTTCGGCCGCTGAAGGCGTCTGCCGGGTATCGGTCGATCCGGCGCTCTGCGAGCAACCGACCCTGAGCGACCCCCAGATCATGGACCTCGCGACCATGGCTGTCCGCATAGAAAAGCATTACGACATCCCCCAGGATATCGAATGGGCCTATTCCCCGGAGGGAAGGCTCGTCCTCCTGCAGACACGACCGCTGGAAGTTCGCCAGGATCAGTCCGCTTCGGAGCTGCTCCCGGGGGTGACTCCCCTGGTGCATGAAGGCCAGACCGCCAGTGCGGGTACAGCCCACGGCGTGGTGCACATCGTCCGCAAGGACGTGGACATCCTCGTGCTGCCCGACAACGCCATCCTGGTCTGCGTGGAGGCCGCGCCCAAGAGGGCCGCCGTCCTGAACCGCTGCCAGGGCGTCATCACCGAGCAGGGCAGCGTCGCCGGCCATCTGGCCAACGTGGCTAGGGAATTCAAGGTCCCAGGCCTGTTCGGCGTCCCGTCAGCCACAAGCATCCTTGAAACCGGCCAGGAAATCACCCTCGACGCCGACAACTGCGCGGTCTACGCCGGACTCCAGGAAACCCTCCTGGACCGCAAGCCACAGCGGCCGAACATGATGGCAGGAAGCCCGGTCTTCCAGACGCTGCAGCGCGTCAACCGCCACATCATCCCCCTGAACCTTCTGGACCCCGACGGGCTCGACTTCACTCCGGCCAACTGTAAGACGCTGCACGACATCACCCGCTTCTGCCATGAAAAATCCGTGCAGGAGATGTTCAGTTTCGGCCGCGACCACAATTTTTCTCCCAGGTCGAGCAAACAGCTCAAGACCATCGTGCCCATGCAATGGTGGATCATCAATCTCGAGGACGGATTTGTCAGCGATACCGGCGACAAGATGATCCCGCTGGACAAGATCACCTCCGTTCCCATGCTCGCGCTGTGGCGCGGCATCGTGGCCTATCCCTGGGATGGCCCCCCGTGCATCGACTGCAAGGGCTTCATGTCGGTGCTCTTCCAGTCCGCGACCAACAGGAACCTGGAACCGGCCATGGCGTCCCAGTTCTCGGAAAGAAATTATTTCATGATCTCGAAACACTTCTGCAACCTGCAGTCGCGGTTCGGCTATCACTTCACGTCCGTGGAGGCACTGGCCGGGCCAAGACCGCGTGAAAACTACATCCGATTCCAGTTCAAGGGCGGAGCTGCGGATCACCAGCGCAAGGTTCGCAGGGCGAAGTTCGTCGGAGAAATACTCGACGAATTCAACTTCCGGACCAGAGTGCGCGAAGACGCGCTTTTCGCCCGGCTGGACGACTGCGACCAGAAATTCATCGAGAATCATCTTGAAATCCTGGGACACATCCTCATCCACACCAGGCAGCTGGACATGATCATGAACAAGGAAGACGTGGTCCAATTCTATAAAAAACGCATCCTGAATCAGCTTCACGCGATGATGGATGCAAAAAACAAGGCCTGA
- a CDS encoding PEP/pyruvate-binding domain-containing protein: MQLVHAQTDPPATDPAGRAPSDLPAVAAVKTTTGRNLAAPDAHPEMKRKYRFFKSLLASNNHILEEMAWLERMVYEGRSFTQEDALVHMRGLLEHGCSLIEDMNALAKGRFTTLFGRLQHVGGAALRALLRERTFDGQDLVLPLDAISLENLDEVGGKAANLGEVRNRVGLPTPSGFAVTASAAALFLGHTGILETFRHQLVGIDITDIGALERICAKASERIMIAPLPPDLDKALQEQARGMVSRFGPDVRLAVRSSAVCEDSDASFAGQHATVLGATPFALPRAWSAVVASAFTARAVFYRRSKGYSEQDVMMSVLVLNMVQAKASGVLYTIDPNSAHSDDVLLSAAWGLGVSVVDGSSHVDFWRIRRTDRTTVTAETGDKTSAFTILPQGGIVSRQVPDEDRKRSCLSGDQVRTLVEYGLRLEAHYGMPQDVEWSLDHEDRLFVLQSRPLMRAEGTDRAECCEFVPGRTPLLCGGQPAALGMASGMVYSVQSDHALDDIPKGAILVARQTSPAYVAAMGKVAGIITDIGSATGHMASVAREFGIPTLVDVGRATHLLAHGTEVTLDATNGVVYAGRVQEILSERRPVNLMKGSPVYKALQEALKFIIPLNLVDPQMPNFTPEGCQTLHDIIRFCHEVAMHEMFRLSDELPHAQSAAHELRTGLPFKIFLYDLGDGVVPRERGTTVGTEELLCEPLKALLNGMTHPEVAGGQDGAIPEAASYAVVSRSYVNFSGRLGNHFATIDAYAGPVINDNYITFSFKGGAAEYVQRVRRATLLAGILRRLGFRVSQNGDALKAEIRKYDESRFLDRLTTLGRLLASIRSLDLRLDDDEEVSRKIDEFFKGGHSFPRY; encoded by the coding sequence ATGCAACTGGTTCATGCGCAGACCGACCCCCCCGCAACCGATCCGGCTGGCCGAGCGCCTTCGGATCTTCCGGCGGTCGCTGCCGTGAAGACGACGACCGGCAGGAACCTCGCAGCTCCCGACGCCCATCCGGAGATGAAACGAAAGTATCGTTTCTTCAAAAGTCTGCTGGCCAGCAACAACCACATCCTCGAGGAAATGGCCTGGCTCGAGCGCATGGTCTATGAAGGCCGCTCCTTCACCCAGGAAGATGCGTTGGTGCACATGCGAGGACTGCTCGAGCACGGCTGTTCCCTGATTGAAGACATGAACGCACTGGCCAAGGGGCGATTCACAACTCTCTTCGGGCGCTTGCAGCATGTAGGCGGAGCGGCCCTGCGCGCCCTCCTGCGCGAGCGGACATTCGACGGCCAGGACCTCGTCCTGCCGCTTGATGCAATCTCTCTTGAAAACCTGGACGAAGTGGGTGGCAAGGCCGCGAACCTCGGCGAGGTCCGCAACCGTGTCGGCCTGCCGACGCCGTCGGGCTTCGCCGTGACGGCTTCGGCAGCAGCCCTTTTCCTTGGGCATACCGGGATTCTCGAAACTTTCCGGCACCAACTTGTCGGAATCGACATCACGGACATAGGCGCCCTGGAGCGGATTTGCGCCAAAGCCAGCGAAAGAATCATGATTGCGCCTCTGCCCCCTGACCTGGACAAGGCACTGCAGGAGCAGGCGCGAGGCATGGTGTCCAGGTTCGGCCCCGACGTGCGTCTGGCCGTGCGTTCATCTGCAGTCTGCGAGGATTCCGATGCTTCTTTCGCCGGCCAGCACGCGACCGTTCTTGGCGCCACCCCCTTCGCCCTCCCGCGGGCCTGGAGCGCCGTGGTAGCCAGCGCCTTCACCGCCCGGGCCGTTTTCTACCGTCGTTCCAAAGGCTATTCGGAGCAGGACGTGATGATGAGTGTTCTGGTCCTGAACATGGTTCAGGCCAAGGCCAGCGGCGTGCTCTACACCATTGATCCAAACTCCGCCCACAGCGACGATGTGCTTCTCTCGGCAGCCTGGGGACTCGGGGTGAGCGTCGTCGACGGATCCTCGCATGTTGACTTCTGGCGCATCCGGCGCACGGACCGAACAACCGTCACCGCCGAGACAGGAGACAAAACCTCGGCCTTCACCATTCTGCCCCAGGGTGGTATCGTCTCAAGGCAAGTGCCCGACGAAGACCGGAAACGATCCTGCCTGTCAGGCGATCAGGTCCGTACCCTGGTCGAATACGGCCTGCGACTCGAAGCACACTACGGCATGCCCCAGGACGTGGAGTGGTCCCTCGACCATGAAGACCGCCTCTTCGTCCTGCAGTCCAGGCCGCTGATGCGTGCCGAGGGAACCGACCGGGCCGAATGCTGCGAGTTCGTACCCGGTCGGACCCCGCTCCTGTGCGGCGGCCAACCGGCGGCCCTTGGGATGGCTTCAGGCATGGTCTATTCCGTGCAGTCCGATCACGCCCTCGATGACATACCAAAAGGTGCAATCCTGGTCGCAAGACAGACATCGCCGGCCTATGTGGCCGCCATGGGCAAGGTCGCCGGCATCATCACGGACATCGGCAGCGCCACGGGACACATGGCCTCCGTGGCTCGCGAATTCGGCATCCCGACGCTCGTGGATGTGGGCCGCGCAACCCATCTTCTTGCACACGGGACGGAAGTCACCCTCGACGCAACCAACGGGGTTGTCTACGCAGGCCGGGTCCAGGAAATCCTCTCGGAACGAAGACCCGTCAATCTCATGAAGGGCAGTCCCGTCTACAAGGCCCTGCAGGAGGCGCTGAAGTTCATCATCCCTCTGAATCTGGTCGACCCGCAGATGCCAAATTTCACGCCCGAGGGATGCCAAACCCTGCACGACATCATCCGCTTCTGCCATGAAGTGGCCATGCACGAGATGTTCCGGCTTTCGGACGAACTCCCGCACGCGCAGAGCGCTGCCCACGAACTGCGCACCGGGTTGCCTTTCAAGATTTTCCTCTACGACCTGGGCGATGGCGTCGTGCCGCGTGAGCGCGGCACCACAGTCGGCACAGAAGAACTCCTCTGCGAGCCCCTGAAGGCACTCCTGAACGGAATGACACATCCCGAAGTGGCTGGCGGCCAGGACGGCGCCATCCCGGAGGCCGCGAGTTACGCCGTCGTATCAAGAAGTTACGTCAATTTCAGCGGACGGCTCGGCAACCACTTCGCCACGATAGACGCCTATGCCGGGCCGGTCATCAACGACAACTACATCACCTTCTCCTTCAAGGGCGGCGCCGCCGAATACGTTCAGCGTGTTCGCCGCGCCACGCTCCTGGCCGGCATCCTGCGCCGGCTCGGATTCCGCGTCAGCCAAAACGGCGACGCGCTCAAGGCGGAAATCCGCAAATATGACGAAAGCCGTTTTCTGGACCGGCTGACCACCCTTGGGAGACTGTTGGCATCAATCCGCAGCCTCGATCTGCGCCTCGACGATGACGAGGAGGTCTCCCGAAAAATCGATGAATTTTTCAAGGGTGGCCACTCCTTTCCTCGATACTGA
- a CDS encoding sensor histidine kinase, whose product MTPQRLEMHRKRLKNAIVLFTVAPAFLVAVCVLVYALKSVDTEHSRAAESQLAVVAEAGRARVEYSMDSAGALLGMLLQRSGKMSAEELQHAFTSLGHSMDWIDGMDVMDSGTGSRVMAGQPLPQELPPASRTESGLLVTDVQAGKDGTPRFFIAIGEGTDLSSATVRLSVNAFLFSSLLDRERLGRTGETFLVNDAGILQTRAVLHGGILDRVDGSLVTKDSGVTKIARREWSGTTLLYVALPLDNLPGWLLVTQRDNREISETLHHTMTRFAALAVICLLVLGAASLRAVKKFTTLQEEMETDSGRLRECELQVQKLDAISQLGVGIAHEVNNPLAIIGEEAGWMQDLLRRDSFKDHPDAGELRESLRQIVTQTARSREITHKLLSFGGKTDGTIRDVEMNTLVTDVAALRRREASQRNIEIREELASRLPVILSEPALLRQLLINLINNSMDAMPEGGPITISTAPSEGGGVRLQVRDTGFGIPRENLDKIFDPFFTTKPPGKGAGLGLSISHGILQRIGGRISVDSTAGQGTTITVELPLEARPFIN is encoded by the coding sequence ATGACTCCTCAACGTCTGGAAATGCACAGAAAACGGCTCAAAAACGCGATCGTCCTGTTCACCGTGGCCCCGGCCTTTCTCGTCGCCGTATGCGTTCTGGTCTACGCACTCAAAAGTGTTGACACCGAACACAGCCGTGCCGCCGAATCGCAACTCGCCGTCGTCGCGGAAGCAGGAAGGGCCAGGGTAGAGTACAGCATGGATTCGGCCGGGGCTCTTTTGGGGATGCTGCTTCAACGTTCCGGTAAGATGTCCGCGGAGGAACTGCAGCACGCCTTCACTTCCCTTGGCCACTCCATGGACTGGATTGACGGCATGGACGTGATGGATTCCGGAACTGGCAGCAGGGTCATGGCCGGCCAACCCTTGCCGCAGGAACTGCCGCCAGCCTCACGGACCGAAAGCGGTCTCCTCGTCACCGATGTTCAGGCCGGCAAGGACGGAACACCGCGCTTTTTCATCGCCATAGGCGAAGGGACGGACCTGTCTTCGGCAACCGTCAGACTTTCCGTCAACGCCTTCCTCTTCAGTTCCCTGCTCGACCGCGAGCGCCTCGGACGCACCGGCGAGACGTTCCTCGTCAACGATGCGGGAATCCTGCAGACCAGGGCCGTCCTGCACGGAGGCATCCTGGACCGTGTCGACGGCTCTCTGGTCACTAAGGACTCCGGTGTCACCAAGATTGCCCGGCGCGAATGGTCCGGCACCACTCTGCTTTACGTCGCGCTCCCCCTGGACAACCTTCCCGGCTGGCTGCTCGTAACCCAACGCGACAACAGGGAGATTTCCGAGACCCTGCACCACACCATGACACGCTTCGCGGCCTTGGCCGTCATCTGCCTGCTTGTCCTGGGCGCGGCGTCCCTGCGGGCGGTAAAGAAGTTCACGACGCTCCAGGAAGAGATGGAGACGGACTCTGGCCGTCTGCGGGAGTGTGAACTGCAGGTTCAGAAGCTCGACGCCATCAGTCAACTGGGAGTGGGCATCGCCCACGAAGTCAACAACCCCCTGGCCATCATCGGAGAGGAAGCGGGCTGGATGCAGGACCTGCTCCGGCGTGATTCTTTCAAAGACCATCCCGACGCCGGAGAACTCAGGGAATCCCTTCGCCAGATCGTGACTCAAACGGCTCGCAGCCGCGAGATCACTCACAAACTCCTCAGCTTTGGCGGCAAGACCGACGGCACGATTCGCGACGTGGAAATGAACACTCTCGTCACCGACGTTGCCGCCTTGAGACGCCGTGAAGCATCGCAGCGAAACATTGAAATCCGAGAGGAACTCGCCTCGCGGCTGCCCGTCATTCTCAGCGAACCCGCCCTCCTGCGCCAGCTGCTTATCAACCTGATCAACAACTCCATGGACGCCATGCCCGAAGGCGGACCCATCACCATTTCCACCGCCCCTTCGGAAGGAGGCGGCGTCCGTCTGCAAGTTCGCGACACGGGTTTCGGCATCCCCCGCGAGAACCTCGACAAGATCTTCGATCCCTTCTTCACCACCAAGCCACCCGGCAAGGGCGCAGGCCTCGGGCTATCCATTTCCCATGGCATCCTGCAGCGTATCGGCGGAAGGATTTCCGTTGACAGCACTGCCGGGCAGGGCACTACCATAACAGTCGAGCTTCCCCTTGAAGCACGACCGTTCATCAACTGA